From Pan troglodytes isolate AG18354 chromosome 1, NHGRI_mPanTro3-v2.0_pri, whole genome shotgun sequence:
CCTGAACGCTCAGAGCCTTtcagcccactgccctgaaaagCACAGGCCATAACCCAAGCCGAGTGGTGCAGACTGGTCCACACGTGTGCTCCCAGAGACACACACACTGTGCCTGGGCAGTGCCTAGTCCTCCACCAGCACTCGGGGGCTGGCATGGCGTGGGCACAGTTTATGACAGCTGGCTTCCTGGGACTGAGGATCCATCAaggcagcaggggcagactgGGAGGAGAAGCTGGCAAGAAGTGAGGGGTGGGACTCACCAAGCCTCCGCCTTGGTACTGGTTGCGGGACACATGCCGGAAGCCCTGCTGCAGGGGGACGCCAGGAGGGGCGTCCAGGTAGCCCAGCGGGAACGGGCAGTAGGGGTGCATGCTGGAGCCGCCAGGGTACTCAGGGCCCAGTGCACGGTCCGGGTTGATGTTCAGAGGGCGCACTAAAGAACGCAAGCAAGGAGGGAAGTGTTAGACACCGCTGGGAAAAGCATCCGCAGGGCGGCCCAGGGCGGCGGGGTCATCAGCGCTGCCGTCCAAGCGCAGAAAGCCCACCCCGCCCTTCCTTCCGCTGGGCCCTCACTGCATCTCCATCCTCCAGCCAGCCCCACTGCTCTTGGAAAGTCCTCAGCACGGCCATCAAGCCCGCTGTGGGCCGGGGCCGCCTCCAGACCTCCCCGCTGCCCCACACACGGTCAGCCCGCACTCTGCCTCTGTGAGGCCTCAGTGccgagctcctcctcctcctccgggtCACAGTGAACCCGGCCATGGCTCAAGCCCTGGACACCGATTTGTGTGACTCTTTGATCAACCCACTCCCTCCCACAAGGACAAGGTCCTTGAGGGCAAGAAATGTGACCCGCGTCCTCCATCACGAATGCCTGGCTCATGGTTCGGCTCAGCCCTGCTTGTCTGTTgagatggaaaaaagaaaggcGGCTTCTCCTAGATCTGCAGTTTCAGGCCTGTGACCCTGTCAGATGGGACGTTCCCTGGGGACCTAGATTTTCCTGGAAAGTCAGGGGGGCGGGACGAGCCTGCGGGAGCCTCCAGACCAGTGCCCTGGCACACAGAGGGCAGGAGCTTCTCCAGCGTGACCCGGGCCCCCGCCTCGGCCTGAGCCCGTCCCACCACACCACCACGGGGGAGACACCAGGAAAACGCGTCCGCACCAAACCCCGGGGCTTCTAAAGCTTCAAATGTACATGTGACTTGAAACTACTTCAATACCAAAAGCTCCAAGGCACAGGGAACAATGTAATTTATGTACAAGGTGAGGGGAGAAAACAAGGCAACATCTTTACTGACCAACTGTTCTCGTGTGTGGAGTAAAGAAGCAGGCTCTGCTCACCTGCACGTGGGGAAACGGAGGGAAGAGGTGCGCAGGCGCACTGGGCCAGGGCGGAGCTGAGGGGAGGAGCCTCCCGACCGCGAACCGGGAGGGAAGAGTGCGCAGGCGTCCTTGCGCTAACGTGCGGCAGGAAAATTCTGTTATTCTGGAGGAGGAGCCTCCAGCCCAAGGAAATGGCGGGAAGAGGTGCGCAAGCGCAGTAGGAGTCGGCTCCTCGAAGCCTCCCCCGGAGGAGGAAGCACTGCTAAGTCGACTGGACGCCATTTTGTTCTGGCATGCCGGAATGGCACAAACTACAGCTAAATGTTAAAAGCCCTCTGAACCGcccattcctttctgtttctcgTTTCCTTTTTGCGAAAAGTTACCCAATCCAAATCCCTGTTCGAAGAAGGGTTTCTCAAAGCGGAAGGTCCGTTACCCGTGGAAAAACTTCTCTCCACCCCAACCCCTATGCCAGCTCCCCATCCGGGCTGGCCTAGGCTGCCAGCTCCGGGAGTCGACCGCGGGACCAAGGCCACGACTTACCAAAGTCGGTGAacagtgggccgggcacggtccGCATCGGCCTGCGCAGGTCTAGGGGGCCAGGGTAGCCACTGCCTGCGGCCTCCGCCCCAAAAGGGGGTCCCGCAAGGCTGGGCATCGCCACGGCGGCTCGCTCGCTCGGCTCCACGTGGCTGCGGCCGCCTAGAACCGGCTGGAGGGCTCTCGGGCCGGGGTTCCGGCCCCACGGGGGCCGCTCGAAGAAGCAAGCGGCCGCGCGGACCTCGGGTCCTGGGTCGGCGTCTCCGGAGGGAGTCCCCGGGGGCAGCGGGCGGAGGCTCGCGGCCGGGACGGGGACGGGgacgggggcgggggcgggggcgggggcgggggcggcggcggccgcAGCCCCGGAGGCCTGCTTGGGCCCCTGCGCACACAGGGCCGCATCCTGCTCTTCCTCGGCGGCCTGCGTCTTGAGCACCTTCTGCGCGGCCATGATCTTCTGGCGCTCGGAGATCAGGTAGCACTTCTCGCAGAGGCACTGCTTCCAGCGGCATTTGCCCGCGTGTCCCTTGACGGGCACCAGGAAGCCATGGTTCCTGCATCTCGAGCACTTGGGGGTGCGCACCATTTTGTCGGCCATTGGCAGGGTCAGCCTTCgtaacaccaccaccacctctgggAGCTGCAGAGCAAGTGGCGCTGGGATGAGCCGCGCCCCACAAGTCCCTCGTTCTGGGGACATTGGATACACTTGTAACAAAGCGGCTCGCAGTGTGTCCCGGGAACTGCAGCAGGAACCTTGCATTTTCCCTCCTTTTGGGGGGTGCACAGTTTGGAGAGTTTCTGTGCTTTGGGTAATTAGATGCAATGGATTGGGTTGAATAAATTCTTCATGGGATGCTATTGCATGTATGTCATTTAGCTTATCTGAAGTCTTAGGCATGTAATTTTCCAAACTCTGTTCCCGCCACCGACGGAAGGTATTTGTAACTTTATGAAAGGCGGACTGATATTCAACGGTCCACAAATTTAAAACTCGGGAGGAATGTAGCTCTCGGTGTAGAAAAATACTGTAAGAGGCAAACTGTATTTCTTCTCCCCAAAGCTGCTCCTTCTGTGGCAGTTCACTTCTCTGCCCTGCAGAGATGCTTCCAGGATATTCCAGAATATTCTCAAGAGTTCAGTGCAGTGTGATGGTTGCTCAAGGGTATGCCCTTACAGTAATTCCCGTTTCTTGAGAGTCTTGATGTAGGAATGCATTTCTGGATGTTGATGCCTTCCAAAGTGAGCAtacttagaatattttaaagtaaaatagacaGAATATTGTAGCACTAAGCCTGGCATAGTGTCctgtgcctgtagccctagctactcgtgaggatcacttgagcccagtagttggagaccaacctgagcaacatagcgagactcctgtttctaaaaaattaaataaaaaattctgcaAGACCCctctttctaaaaaattaaattaaaaaaaatttctagcaCTAGCTTCAGTGATTGCTTAACCTCATCATGAACTTCGTTATCC
This genomic window contains:
- the DMRTB1 gene encoding doublesex- and mab-3-related transcription factor B1, which codes for MSPERGTCGARLIPAPLALQLPEVVVVLRRLTLPMADKMVRTPKCSRCRNHGFLVPVKGHAGKCRWKQCLCEKCYLISERQKIMAAQKVLKTQAAEEEQDAALCAQGPKQASGAAAAAAPAPAPAPAPVPVPVPAASLRPLPPGTPSGDADPGPEVRAAACFFERPPWGRNPGPRALQPVLGGRSHVEPSERAAVAMPSLAGPPFGAEAAGSGYPGPLDLRRPMRTVPGPLFTDFVRPLNINPDRALGPEYPGGSSMHPYCPFPLGYLDAPPGVPLQQGFRHVSRNQYQGGGLASEPGGDFQPSYYLPPPPPPPLPPLPPLPPQPQFLPPGYLSALHFLPPPPPPPPPPPSSFSLTVLFDTDKENTDDQGAEVLSGEPSQPSSQEQSD